A portion of the Chondrinema litorale genome contains these proteins:
- the sprA gene encoding cell surface protein SprA, whose product MLSVRKLFFCLSVFNFAVCISVEAQDENNKDSVIVNPDNLPSYRRDRYGDPFSEYRSTSPLLLSNPSSINLDISLDTTGNFYNISEKFGPYDYRTESKIPYNMYREYKERQLVKDYWKTISSSKDGDDEITGEGLAIPPIQLGRFAQRLFGGDQITIQPNGSVVLDFGGLWQRVDNPSLPIRQQRNGGFNFDQQISMALSGKIGEKLSVNANFDTKNTFQFEQQYNISYTAFEEDIIQEVQLGNVSFTSNNSLITGAQNLFGITTKMRFGKLWLNTVISNQRGSTETITIQNGAQSKEFEIRGDQYDANRHFFLAQFFRDNYERSLNSLPAITSGVTVTRVEVYVTNRNNTTQTLRNIAGFMDLGEGDPYNTSLSATPLPLNAAGNGANSLFSTISNNASVRVADNASSTLEGLGFNKGVDFELLRSARKLTDSEFTFNSQLGYISLSTALRNDEIIAVAYEYTYNGQVYQVGELTEDYQSYDDDDVIYLKMLSPSTIRTDLPMWDLMMKNIYSLSTTQLTKENFQLRAIYRDDQTGIDNPSLHEGSENIVNVPLVQVLGVDQLNSQNELQPDGVFDYVDGVTVNSETGRIIFTTLEPFGSNLETYFDETTQLQLINKYVFDDLYEGTQSDAALNTTLNKYYLKGSFQSGSSNEIILPGINIAENSVVIRAGNTLLTEGVDYTVDYSFGRVKILNEGVLISGKEIKIQYERADLFSFQQKSLLGLEAEYHLSDDIKFTGTFLHLNERPTISRVNVGSEPTKNTMWGVGIDYKSESRLLTRLVDKIPFLSTKEQSNVALKAEFAHIIPGAPGLLVGDEGTSYIDDFEQAEVPYDLTSSPQSWALGSTPQLILDKFGVSDSLEYNYKRAKLAWYTIDNAFYFTTGTRGRPENIDETEIENNYVRLIDYAEVFQNKQQGQVAQNQTSFDLAYYPDERGQYNYNYDLNPDGTLKNPEENFGAITRAISHDTDFDNINIQYIEFWLMDPFTDDRSLISDNVNSGGQLYFNLGSISEDLIPDDRHFFENGLPISDDEDPASETVWGKVPNEQYLTNAFDNGTNARELQDIGFDGLNDEEENIKFEEPFISRLPATLSPVAREQILADPSADNFRYYLAEDYISEDAGVLERYKFFNGMENNSPESSGSTYTESSYQTPDNEDLNKDQTVSDIEQYYQYTVDIQPSMSLDNHPYIVDQVTGNNGVNWYQFRIPIRDTDVEAINDINSYKSIRFIRMFMTGWSDPVVLRMVQFQMVGAQWRPYTESLLSPEHKELPDNDNTTLTVSTVNIEENGSGGEFPYTLPPGFSRDYDITSTVTRQLNEQSEQVCVENLQDEDARAIYKNYGLDVVFYKRLKMEIHAHATDQLTDNEDLRAFIRLGTDFKQNYYEIELPLYLSAEGSVIDEDLWLEENQLDVAIEDLYTIKVERNKAGANTSIPYPSTDAPNVGKYRIRVVGNPDLSSIQTVMLGIRNPSTTDKSEKSVCVWFNELRVAEYNKQAGWATNISFNTKLADFALVNASLRYNSVGFGGIQDGISDRARSASLDYDISANVNLDKILFGKLGLTLPLYVSYEKSTSKPYFDPLDPDVPLSVALEAINDAAERSLYEELVRDISISRSINLTNVRKKKLKEDAKNHIWDIENLSFTAAYTDAFQRDINTESMETRQWRLGAVYGYQSQLKAIEPFKNSEGLKSPWLQLIKDINFNLLPTSISVRGDLIRNFRRTQLRNSDLTTDGYLPTYEKSFLFNRAYAVNWSLSQNLGLDYTATANAIIDEPEGDITDAASEVIKNNLKDFGRMKAYSQTVGANYRLPLDKFPLTQWLSADTRYTATFDWTAGTLGIADSLGNTMRNNTNFTANGKVDLNKIYNSVPILKKINNTASSGRGRQKDPLEVKKSDIQQKIVQLEAKQKKRQEKEEQKRIKMLERMAKGDSLMLDSLLQLPPETFKTKKQIKAEKKRLRKLEKLADGDSLALDSLLNTPIEDTGVKLSGIPRKVSKLNKKIQKIDEQIAKNKQKEKPKELKAVKGIAGLLLSVKNITATYTETSGTTIPGYMKTPKFFGFDDDWNSPGLPFILGSQDQSILYESAANGWISMSPYQNNPFQQNRQRSLTFRANAEPIKDFKVQIDAKRTITDSYSENYRTTLNDDGSVSEIFERQTPVRTGTYSMSFFSMQTAFTKDNANNGSSVFDEFVKNRDIILARLEVLNPGITYDSNSQDVLIPAFRAAYTKGDVNTTKMTPFLDIPIPNWRVTYSGLSKIPALKDIFRSVSITHGYSSEYAIGSYTSSLFYDADDVDLSVDASDVTYAESDTSGTAEPVLIVNQLTISEQFSPLIGINLRTNSDITIKVDYKKQRNIALNLSNAEVTELRSNDVTLDLGMTKAGMKVPFKIHGIYKTLENDLTMRMAFTLRDTKTIQRKINDAPTVTAGNINLQFKPTVSYQINKQANLQFYFERSINEPRISSSYKRSTTSFGFQIRYALTQ is encoded by the coding sequence TTGCTGAGCGTAAGGAAACTATTTTTCTGTCTATCAGTTTTCAATTTTGCTGTATGCATCTCTGTTGAAGCACAAGACGAAAACAACAAAGATTCAGTTATTGTTAATCCCGATAATCTTCCTTCGTATAGAAGAGATAGATATGGAGACCCATTTTCTGAATATAGAAGTACATCTCCCCTTTTATTAAGTAATCCATCTAGTATTAACCTAGATATATCGCTTGATACTACAGGGAATTTTTATAACATTTCTGAAAAGTTTGGTCCGTACGATTACCGTACCGAGTCGAAGATTCCTTACAATATGTACCGGGAATATAAAGAACGGCAATTGGTAAAAGATTACTGGAAAACTATTTCTAGTTCTAAAGACGGCGATGATGAGATTACAGGTGAAGGCTTGGCTATTCCACCTATTCAGTTAGGTAGATTTGCTCAGAGGCTTTTTGGTGGAGATCAAATTACTATACAGCCAAATGGTTCTGTAGTTTTAGATTTTGGTGGTTTATGGCAAAGAGTAGATAATCCATCATTACCTATTAGGCAACAGCGTAATGGAGGCTTCAACTTTGACCAACAAATCAGCATGGCTTTATCGGGTAAAATCGGTGAAAAGCTATCTGTAAATGCCAATTTCGACACAAAAAATACATTTCAATTTGAACAACAATACAATATAAGTTATACAGCTTTTGAAGAAGACATTATTCAAGAAGTACAATTGGGTAATGTAAGCTTCACATCAAACAATAGCTTAATTACTGGTGCACAAAACCTTTTTGGTATAACAACTAAAATGCGTTTTGGAAAACTTTGGTTAAACACAGTTATATCGAATCAAAGAGGTAGCACAGAAACCATTACAATCCAAAATGGAGCTCAATCTAAAGAGTTTGAAATTCGAGGAGATCAATACGATGCCAATAGACACTTCTTCTTAGCGCAGTTTTTTAGAGATAATTACGAAAGGTCTCTCAATAGTTTACCAGCAATTACATCTGGTGTTACTGTTACCCGTGTTGAAGTGTACGTAACTAATAGAAACAATACTACACAAACTTTAAGAAACATTGCTGGCTTTATGGACCTTGGAGAAGGTGATCCATATAACACAAGTTTATCTGCTACTCCACTTCCATTAAATGCTGCAGGAAATGGCGCAAACAGTTTGTTTTCTACCATTAGCAATAATGCATCTGTTCGTGTTGCTGATAATGCCAGTTCCACTTTAGAAGGCTTAGGATTTAATAAAGGTGTTGATTTTGAATTACTTAGAAGCGCAAGAAAATTAACAGACTCTGAATTTACATTTAACTCTCAGTTAGGTTATATCTCCCTTTCTACAGCATTGAGAAATGATGAAATCATTGCAGTTGCTTATGAATATACGTATAATGGTCAGGTTTATCAAGTTGGTGAGCTAACTGAAGATTACCAAAGTTATGATGATGATGATGTGATATACTTAAAAATGTTATCACCATCTACAATAAGAACAGACTTGCCTATGTGGGATTTGATGATGAAAAATATTTATTCATTATCAACTACTCAACTTACGAAAGAGAACTTTCAGTTAAGAGCAATTTACAGAGATGATCAAACTGGTATAGACAATCCTAGTTTACACGAAGGAAGTGAGAATATTGTAAACGTACCATTGGTACAAGTTCTGGGTGTTGACCAATTAAACTCACAAAATGAACTACAACCCGATGGGGTTTTTGACTATGTAGATGGAGTAACAGTCAATTCTGAAACAGGTAGAATTATTTTTACTACACTTGAACCTTTCGGTAGTAATTTAGAAACATATTTTGATGAAACCACTCAACTACAGCTAATCAATAAATATGTATTTGATGATTTATATGAAGGTACCCAATCTGATGCAGCATTAAATACAACATTAAATAAGTATTATTTAAAGGGATCATTTCAATCAGGTTCCTCCAATGAAATTATATTGCCAGGAATTAATATAGCTGAAAATTCTGTAGTAATACGAGCTGGAAATACGCTTTTAACCGAAGGAGTTGATTATACTGTTGACTACTCATTTGGTCGAGTTAAAATTCTAAATGAGGGAGTTCTAATTTCAGGCAAAGAAATTAAAATACAATATGAAAGAGCCGATCTTTTCTCTTTCCAACAAAAAAGCCTTTTAGGTTTAGAAGCTGAATATCATTTATCAGATGATATTAAATTCACTGGAACCTTCCTACACCTTAACGAACGCCCAACTATTTCTAGAGTAAATGTTGGTTCTGAGCCAACTAAAAATACCATGTGGGGTGTAGGTATAGATTATAAATCTGAATCAAGATTACTTACCAGATTAGTAGATAAAATCCCTTTCTTAAGCACAAAAGAACAATCAAACGTTGCGCTGAAAGCAGAATTTGCACACATTATTCCTGGAGCACCTGGCTTATTAGTTGGAGATGAGGGAACATCCTATATTGATGACTTTGAACAAGCTGAAGTACCATATGATTTAACAAGTAGTCCACAAAGCTGGGCACTTGGCTCAACTCCTCAATTAATTCTAGATAAGTTTGGAGTTTCTGATAGTTTAGAATACAATTATAAAAGAGCCAAGTTAGCTTGGTATACTATTGATAATGCATTCTATTTTACGACAGGTACAAGAGGACGCCCAGAAAACATTGATGAAACTGAAATTGAGAATAACTATGTTCGTCTGATTGATTATGCTGAAGTTTTTCAAAATAAACAACAAGGACAAGTAGCACAAAACCAAACTTCATTTGACTTAGCTTATTATCCTGATGAAAGAGGTCAGTATAACTACAATTACGACCTCAACCCAGATGGTACTCTTAAAAACCCAGAAGAAAATTTTGGTGCCATAACAAGAGCAATCAGTCATGATACAGATTTTGATAACATCAACATTCAGTATATTGAATTCTGGTTAATGGATCCATTTACTGATGACAGAAGTCTCATTTCTGACAATGTAAATTCTGGTGGCCAATTATATTTTAACCTTGGAAGTATTTCAGAAGACTTAATTCCTGACGACAGACATTTTTTCGAAAATGGTTTACCTATCTCAGATGATGAAGATCCAGCTTCTGAAACGGTATGGGGTAAAGTACCAAATGAGCAATATTTGACCAATGCTTTTGATAATGGTACAAATGCTAGAGAATTACAAGATATTGGTTTTGATGGTTTAAACGATGAAGAAGAAAACATAAAATTCGAAGAACCTTTCATTTCTAGGCTACCGGCAACTCTGAGTCCTGTTGCTAGAGAACAAATTTTAGCCGACCCTTCAGCAGATAACTTCAGATACTATCTGGCTGAAGACTACATTTCTGAAGATGCCGGTGTATTGGAGAGATATAAGTTTTTCAACGGTATGGAAAACAATTCACCAGAATCTTCAGGTAGTACATACACAGAATCTTCATACCAAACCCCTGATAACGAAGATTTAAACAAAGACCAGACAGTTTCTGATATTGAACAATACTATCAATATACTGTTGATATTCAACCAAGTATGAGTCTTGATAATCATCCTTATATTGTAGATCAGGTAACTGGTAACAATGGAGTAAATTGGTATCAATTTAGAATTCCAATTAGAGATACAGATGTTGAAGCTATTAATGATATAAACAGTTATAAATCGATTAGGTTTATAAGAATGTTTATGACTGGCTGGAGCGATCCTGTTGTGTTAAGGATGGTTCAATTCCAAATGGTTGGTGCACAATGGAGACCATACACAGAAAGTCTTCTGAGTCCGGAGCATAAAGAATTACCTGATAATGACAATACAACTCTTACAGTTTCAACAGTAAACATTGAAGAAAACGGATCTGGTGGAGAATTCCCATATACTTTACCTCCTGGATTCAGCAGAGATTACGATATAACATCAACTGTAACAAGACAACTTAATGAGCAATCAGAACAAGTATGTGTAGAAAATCTGCAAGATGAAGATGCGAGAGCAATCTACAAAAACTATGGGTTGGATGTAGTCTTTTATAAAAGACTTAAAATGGAAATTCATGCTCACGCAACAGATCAGCTAACAGATAATGAAGACCTAAGAGCATTTATAAGGTTAGGCACTGATTTCAAACAAAACTATTACGAAATTGAACTGCCATTATATCTTTCAGCAGAAGGAAGTGTAATTGATGAAGATTTATGGTTAGAAGAAAATCAGTTAGATGTAGCAATAGAAGACTTATATACTATAAAGGTTGAAAGAAATAAAGCCGGAGCAAATACTTCTATCCCCTATCCTTCGACGGATGCTCCAAATGTGGGTAAATACAGAATTCGAGTCGTCGGTAACCCAGACTTAAGTTCTATACAAACTGTAATGCTGGGTATACGAAACCCTTCAACTACAGATAAATCGGAGAAATCTGTCTGTGTTTGGTTTAATGAGTTACGAGTCGCTGAATATAACAAACAAGCAGGTTGGGCTACAAATATTAGTTTCAATACAAAACTTGCCGATTTTGCTCTAGTAAATGCTTCGCTTAGATATAATTCTGTCGGCTTTGGAGGTATTCAAGATGGAATATCAGATCGTGCTAGATCTGCATCATTAGATTATGACATTTCAGCAAATGTTAATCTTGATAAAATTTTATTTGGTAAGCTTGGGCTTACATTACCTCTTTATGTAAGTTATGAGAAGAGCACTTCTAAACCATATTTTGATCCACTAGACCCAGATGTACCTCTGAGTGTTGCCCTTGAGGCAATTAATGATGCTGCAGAAAGATCTCTGTACGAAGAACTTGTAAGAGATATTTCCATTAGTCGAAGTATTAACCTTACAAATGTTCGGAAGAAGAAATTAAAAGAAGATGCAAAAAATCATATCTGGGATATAGAAAACCTTTCATTTACTGCTGCATATACAGATGCCTTCCAACGAGACATTAACACCGAATCGATGGAAACCCGACAATGGAGGTTAGGTGCAGTTTATGGTTATCAAAGTCAACTAAAAGCTATTGAGCCATTTAAAAATTCTGAAGGGCTTAAATCACCATGGCTACAACTCATTAAAGACATCAATTTTAATTTACTACCAACCAGTATTTCTGTAAGAGGTGATTTAATTAGAAACTTCAGAAGAACACAGTTAAGAAATTCTGATTTAACTACAGATGGTTATCTTCCAACCTATGAGAAATCATTCTTGTTCAATCGAGCTTATGCTGTAAATTGGTCTTTATCTCAAAACCTTGGTTTAGATTATACAGCTACTGCCAATGCCATTATAGATGAACCAGAAGGAGACATTACTGATGCAGCGAGCGAAGTAATTAAAAATAATTTAAAAGATTTCGGTAGAATGAAAGCTTACAGCCAAACTGTTGGAGCTAATTACCGATTGCCATTAGACAAATTTCCACTAACACAGTGGTTAAGTGCCGATACAAGATATACGGCCACTTTCGATTGGACTGCTGGAACTTTGGGTATAGCAGACTCTCTCGGTAATACGATGAGAAACAATACCAATTTCACCGCAAATGGTAAAGTTGATTTAAACAAAATATACAATTCTGTTCCAATTCTTAAAAAGATAAATAATACTGCTTCTAGTGGTAGAGGTCGACAAAAAGACCCTTTGGAAGTGAAAAAATCTGATATTCAACAAAAGATTGTTCAATTAGAGGCTAAACAGAAAAAACGACAAGAAAAAGAAGAACAAAAAAGAATTAAGATGTTGGAAAGAATGGCTAAAGGAGATTCCTTAATGCTCGATTCCCTACTTCAATTGCCACCAGAAACTTTTAAAACTAAAAAACAAATTAAAGCCGAAAAGAAAAGATTAAGAAAGCTTGAGAAGTTGGCAGATGGAGATTCCCTAGCTTTAGACTCTTTACTAAATACACCTATTGAAGATACTGGTGTAAAGCTTTCAGGAATTCCTAGAAAAGTTTCTAAGCTCAATAAAAAAATCCAGAAAATAGATGAGCAAATTGCCAAGAATAAACAAAAAGAAAAGCCGAAAGAATTAAAAGCAGTAAAAGGAATTGCTGGACTCCTACTTTCAGTTAAAAATATTACAGCGACTTACACAGAAACCAGTGGTACAACTATTCCAGGTTATATGAAAACGCCAAAGTTCTTTGGATTTGATGATGATTGGAATAGTCCAGGATTGCCATTTATACTAGGTAGTCAAGATCAATCTATTCTGTATGAGTCAGCAGCAAATGGATGGATTTCAATGAGTCCATATCAAAATAATCCATTCCAACAAAATAGACAAAGAAGTTTAACTTTTAGGGCTAACGCTGAACCTATAAAAGACTTTAAGGTACAAATTGATGCTAAAAGAACAATTACAGATAGTTATTCAGAAAACTATAGAACAACCTTAAATGATGATGGCTCAGTATCAGAAATTTTCGAAAGACAAACACCTGTAAGAACTGGTACTTATAGTATGTCTTTCTTTTCTATGCAAACAGCATTTACAAAAGACAATGCTAATAATGGCAGTAGTGTATTTGATGAGTTTGTTAAAAATAGAGATATCATCTTGGCAAGGTTAGAAGTTTTAAACCCTGGTATTACATATGATTCAAACTCACAAGATGTTTTAATACCTGCTTTTAGAGCTGCATACACAAAAGGAGATGTAAATACTACTAAAATGACTCCATTCTTGGATATTCCTATACCAAACTGGAGAGTAACTTATAGTGGTCTTTCTAAAATACCTGCATTAAAAGATATTTTCAGAAGTGTTTCTATTACACATGGCTATTCTTCAGAATATGCTATTGGTAGCTACACTTCATCATTATTTTATGATGCTGATGACGTCGACTTATCAGTTGATGCAAGTGACGTAACATATGCAGAATCTGATACATCAGGCACTGCAGAGCCTGTTTTAATCGTGAATCAATTAACTATTAGCGAACAATTCTCTCCTTTAATTGGAATTAATTTGCGTACAAATAGTGATATAACGATTAAGGTCGATTATAAGAAACAAAGAAATATAGCTTTAAATTTAAGTAATGCAGAAGTGACTGAATTGAGAAGTAATGATGTTACTTTAGATTTAGGTATGACTAAAGCAGGTATGAAGGTTCCATTTAAGATTCATGGAATTTATAAAACTTTAGAAAATGACCTCACTATGCGAATGGCATTTACATTAAGGGATACCAAAACTATTCAGAGAAAAATTAACGATGCACCAACAGTAACTGCTGGTAATATAAATCTACAGTTTAAACCAACAGTATCTTATCAAATTAATAAACAAGCTAATTTGCAGTTCTATTTTGAACGAAGTATAAATGAACCAAGGATCTCAAGCTCTTATAAAAGATCAACTACTTCTTTTGGCTTCCAGATTAGATATGCATTAACTCAATAA
- the ruvA gene encoding Holliday junction branch migration protein RuvA, giving the protein MYYFISGKLVEKDPTYVVIETGGIGYEIKISLNTFSHIKNIDACKLYTYFYVKEDMQALYGFFELEEKILFTKLISISGIGPSTGLMLFSSLSTSEIKEAILSGNVKVIQSVKGIGAKTAQRVILELKDKIGKEIGTTGVSQSVIAAATTESNTKNEALAALISLGITKSVAEKNISQIIKKYGNELSLEELIKLALKNN; this is encoded by the coding sequence ATGTATTATTTTATTAGCGGAAAGTTAGTTGAAAAAGACCCCACCTATGTGGTAATTGAAACTGGAGGTATTGGTTATGAAATAAAAATATCTCTAAATACTTTTTCTCATATAAAAAATATTGATGCTTGTAAGCTTTACACATATTTTTATGTAAAAGAAGATATGCAGGCTCTCTATGGTTTTTTTGAACTCGAGGAAAAAATACTTTTTACAAAATTGATTAGCATCTCAGGAATTGGACCTTCTACAGGTTTAATGTTATTTTCATCTTTAAGTACTTCTGAAATAAAAGAAGCAATACTTAGCGGAAATGTGAAAGTAATACAATCTGTAAAAGGCATAGGAGCCAAAACTGCCCAAAGAGTTATTCTTGAACTTAAAGATAAAATAGGCAAAGAAATTGGCACTACTGGAGTTAGCCAGTCTGTAATTGCTGCTGCAACAACAGAAAGCAATACAAAAAATGAGGCTTTGGCTGCTTTAATCTCACTGGGAATTACAAAATCTGTAGCAGAGAAAAACATTTCCCAGATAATAAAAAAGTATGGCAACGAGTTATCGTTGGAGGAACTCATTAAACTTGCGCTCAAAAATAATTAA
- a CDS encoding gliding motility-associated C-terminal domain-containing protein has translation MRIIRIIFFVSISLFCLTKTYAQFEADVTKGCAPLTVTLSSNVTGTDVKIKYDFDGSETDLTFGDANTHTYTEPGIYSIYQIIQIGNNSATEEKKESFIEVLEPEVPQFEVVPCSGFTAKINITDVYYDFYVIDFGDGTTETVSGNKLVTHTYADGTAQDIIVKGGFTDGGNDFCGERTQSFTPQLTINPGIIQGAVVVSEDTIELSYELPDNVTYVLQENVGGNNFFDLMELNPDFNSTQLPGRDVKSDAYCYRIITRDECNNTEVVSDDVCVVDIEVTAGKGENVVIWPNLPVSANFEKVNVYVDNVLTEEITNTNQNEFTHSDVTCNVDYCYYIEVVYSSGVITQSSEQCVTAQSAFDIPELTELNASVEGENIALSYLFADEKRIQTLEIYRAENGGDFEKLPFEDIDFTSFTDTTVNVNANQYCYRIFATDFCDNASSDSLAVCTVLLSGEKVDDSNELSWTSFEGFPFGFSYTVEIMDEQGNILEEVDGLARNVLSYSDFNDPDESTIISYRIKVVADHDNSQISYSNTIVFIDELVLEAPEAFTPNNDGLNDTFYLRGQLITDYQLSVFTRWGELIFSSNSLENGWDGTINGKEAPAGPYSYVVKAKDLIGNETEQKGLFMLIR, from the coding sequence TTGAGAATAATTAGAATTATATTTTTTGTTTCAATCAGTCTTTTTTGCCTAACAAAAACATATGCACAGTTTGAAGCTGATGTAACTAAAGGTTGTGCTCCACTAACCGTAACATTATCTTCAAATGTTACAGGAACGGATGTGAAAATTAAATACGACTTTGATGGAAGTGAAACCGATTTAACATTTGGAGATGCTAATACACATACATATACCGAACCCGGTATTTATTCGATATATCAAATTATTCAGATAGGTAATAATTCTGCTACTGAAGAAAAGAAAGAATCTTTTATTGAGGTGCTTGAACCAGAAGTTCCGCAATTTGAAGTCGTGCCTTGTTCTGGCTTTACTGCTAAAATCAATATTACTGATGTCTATTACGATTTTTATGTAATTGATTTTGGAGACGGAACTACAGAAACAGTATCAGGTAATAAATTGGTAACGCATACATATGCAGACGGAACTGCTCAAGATATTATAGTAAAAGGAGGCTTTACTGATGGTGGAAACGATTTTTGCGGAGAACGAACCCAGAGTTTTACCCCTCAGCTTACTATTAATCCGGGTATAATTCAAGGTGCTGTAGTGGTATCTGAAGATACTATTGAGTTAAGTTACGAACTACCAGATAACGTGACATATGTTTTACAGGAGAATGTTGGAGGTAACAATTTTTTTGATCTAATGGAATTAAATCCTGATTTTAATAGCACGCAATTGCCGGGTAGAGATGTTAAAAGTGATGCTTACTGTTATCGAATTATAACAAGAGATGAATGTAATAATACTGAAGTAGTCTCTGATGATGTCTGTGTTGTTGATATTGAAGTAACTGCAGGGAAGGGTGAAAATGTAGTAATTTGGCCCAACTTACCTGTAAGTGCAAATTTTGAAAAAGTGAATGTGTATGTTGATAATGTGCTCACTGAGGAAATTACAAATACCAACCAAAATGAATTTACACACTCAGATGTAACTTGTAATGTAGATTATTGCTACTATATAGAAGTGGTTTATAGTAGTGGTGTTATAACCCAAAGTTCTGAGCAATGTGTTACAGCTCAATCAGCTTTTGATATTCCTGAACTCACTGAATTAAATGCCTCTGTTGAAGGTGAGAATATAGCACTCAGTTATTTGTTTGCTGATGAGAAGAGAATCCAAACATTAGAGATTTATCGTGCTGAAAATGGAGGTGACTTTGAGAAGTTGCCTTTTGAAGATATAGATTTTACTTCCTTTACAGATACAACAGTTAATGTAAATGCCAATCAGTATTGCTATAGAATTTTTGCTACAGATTTTTGCGATAATGCTTCTTCAGATAGTTTAGCGGTTTGCACTGTTTTATTGTCAGGTGAGAAAGTAGATGATTCCAATGAGCTTTCTTGGACAAGTTTTGAGGGTTTCCCATTCGGTTTTTCTTACACTGTAGAAATTATGGATGAGCAAGGTAATATATTAGAAGAAGTAGACGGCTTGGCAAGAAATGTATTATCCTATTCTGATTTTAATGACCCAGACGAAAGTACAATAATTAGTTACAGAATTAAAGTGGTAGCTGACCACGATAATTCGCAAATTTCTTATTCCAATACAATCGTATTTATTGATGAGTTGGTGCTTGAAGCACCTGAGGCGTTTACTCCTAATAATGATGGTTTAAATGATACTTTTTATCTGAGGGGGCAATTAATTACCGATTATCAATTATCGGTTTTTACGAGATGGGGAGAGTTGATATTTTCAAGTAATTCACTCGAAAATGGCTGGGATGGAACTATCAATGGAAAAGAAGCTCCAGCCGGGCCATATTCTTATGTGGTTAAAGCCAAAGATTTAATTGGGAATGAAACAGAACAAAAGGGTCTCTTTATGCTCATTAGATAG
- a CDS encoding DUF4837 family protein — protein MHQSIRALKIFYYIIPFLFLSVLIESCSPKSDKELGLLKSAKGDAYELILVMDTVKWKGELGDAVKDIFMEDIKGLPQPEPMFTVRHINPVAFNGFLREHKNIVIVTTFDEKTAGSQKLKEFFTPESIKKVRADDELFMLRQTDEFAKGQVVLSLFSKDEATLIKHLKESKIRIQDIMVETERRRMEASLFKARKKELEAALKKSSDIELMIPEGYKLAKEEQNFVWLRYPEYDLDKNILIYYKDYQSQNEFNEDSIMLWREQIMSKYTRDPENPDVYVTIQKIAPVNQRKITVSGKYAVETRGLWRLKDRYRGGPFLSYVFADEESGRIYYVEGFAYAPGGSKRKHIRELEVILKKFVSQ, from the coding sequence ATGCATCAGTCAATCAGAGCTTTAAAAATATTTTACTATATAATACCATTCCTTTTTTTATCAGTTTTAATCGAGAGTTGTAGCCCAAAATCTGATAAAGAACTAGGCCTTTTAAAATCAGCCAAAGGTGATGCTTATGAGCTTATATTAGTAATGGACACAGTGAAGTGGAAAGGCGAATTAGGAGACGCAGTTAAAGATATTTTTATGGAAGACATAAAAGGTCTACCTCAGCCAGAACCCATGTTTACTGTAAGACATATTAATCCTGTTGCTTTTAATGGCTTTTTAAGAGAACACAAAAACATAGTTATTGTAACTACCTTTGATGAAAAGACTGCTGGCTCACAAAAATTGAAAGAATTTTTCACACCTGAGAGTATTAAAAAAGTAAGAGCAGATGATGAGCTTTTTATGCTTAGACAAACAGATGAGTTTGCTAAAGGTCAGGTAGTGTTGAGTCTTTTTAGCAAAGACGAAGCTACACTTATTAAACATCTTAAAGAAAGCAAAATTCGCATTCAAGATATAATGGTGGAGACAGAAAGGAGAAGAATGGAAGCGTCTTTATTTAAAGCTAGAAAAAAGGAGCTTGAAGCAGCCCTTAAAAAGAGTAGCGACATTGAATTAATGATTCCTGAGGGATATAAACTAGCAAAAGAAGAACAGAACTTTGTATGGTTGCGATACCCTGAATATGATCTTGATAAAAACATCCTTATTTATTATAAAGATTATCAATCTCAAAACGAATTTAATGAAGACAGCATAATGTTGTGGAGAGAGCAGATTATGAGCAAGTATACCAGAGACCCTGAGAATCCGGATGTATATGTTACAATACAAAAAATTGCACCTGTTAACCAAAGAAAAATTACTGTTTCTGGAAAATACGCAGTTGAAACCAGAGGCTTGTGGAGGTTAAAAGATAGATATAGAGGTGGCCCGTTCTTAAGCTATGTTTTTGCTGACGAAGAAAGTGGCAGAATATATTATGTTGAAGGTTTTGCCTATGCACCTGGAGGTTCTAAAAGAAAACACATTAGAGAATTAGAAGTAATTTTAAAGAAATTTGTTAGTCAATAA